The Sulfurihydrogenibium sp. genome has a segment encoding these proteins:
- a CDS encoding transcriptional repressor: MEKLIIPKGFKTTKQRKAILEVLEECKTPVHAEDIYLKLKEKGIDISLSTIYRNLDMLQKQGLVVKAYMIGEDKARFGLSSKKNYLICQKCKKIVIIDNCPFEKFKEELIEVHGFDILDHSIEVYGICPECKKSKNC; this comes from the coding sequence ATGGAAAAGTTAATCATACCAAAAGGATTTAAAACTACAAAACAAAGAAAGGCAATCTTAGAAGTTTTGGAAGAATGTAAAACACCTGTTCATGCAGAGGATATTTATTTAAAGTTAAAGGAAAAAGGAATTGATATAAGTTTATCTACTATCTATCGTAATCTTGATATGCTTCAAAAACAAGGATTGGTAGTCAAGGCTTACATGATTGGAGAAGATAAAGCAAGGTTTGGTCTTTCTTCTAAGAAGAATTATTTAATCTGTCAAAAATGTAAAAAGATTGTAATTATTGATAACTGCCCGTTTGAAAAGTTTAAAGAAGAGTTGATAGAAGTTCATGGATTTGATATTTTAGACCACAGCATTGAAGTTTATGGTATCTGTCCGGAGTGTAAGAAAAGTAAAAATTGTTAA